One genomic region from Pyrobaculum islandicum DSM 4184 encodes:
- a CDS encoding transcription elongation factor Spt5, whose translation MSQERCPVYSVSAVSRQEYNIVIVLKMRIESNKIPIYSIVVPPEPFGILFIEGESLPAVSRAIYGVKHIKGIMRGVTNVEEVLRVVRPTKPAVEIDINDEVEIIADVLKGSRGRVTFVDREKGIVRVELLDSAFPMPLDLRINEVKLVKKASQG comes from the coding sequence ATGTCGCAAGAGAGGTGCCCTGTTTATAGCGTCAGCGCCGTTTCACGGCAAGAGTACAACATAGTGATAGTATTAAAGATGCGCATAGAGTCTAACAAAATTCCAATATATTCTATTGTGGTACCCCCCGAGCCTTTTGGGATTTTATTTATAGAGGGCGAGTCTCTTCCCGCAGTCAGCCGTGCCATCTACGGTGTGAAACATATCAAAGGAATTATGAGGGGAGTGACAAATGTAGAAGAGGTATTAAGGGTGGTAAGGCCTACAAAACCCGCCGTTGAAATAGATATAAACGACGAGGTAGAAATTATCGCAGATGTATTAAAGGGGAGTAGGGGGAGGGTTACCTTTGTAGACAGAGAAAAGGGAATTGTGCGCGTAGAGCTTCTAGACAGCGCCTTCCCCATGCCCCTAGATCTCAGAATTAACGAAGTGAAGTTAGTAAAGAAGGCGTCACAAGGATAA
- a CDS encoding 50S ribosomal protein L11 produces the protein MSKRVITVPLQGGKVAVNPQFQDSLKQIGLDPNAVVQKIQEELKRYSKYPIQKVELEVFSPSRYEVKIYLPPIGDLFLKILGKDTGAHDSRNEVIGNLSFDQLVEIAIFKKDELKSKSLKSAIKQLLSTCKAMGITVDGKPAGEVIKEVDAGKYDEIINKFEKLWSQ, from the coding sequence ATGTCTAAACGCGTTATAACTGTGCCGTTACAAGGCGGTAAAGTTGCTGTAAATCCACAGTTTCAAGACTCACTTAAACAGATAGGCCTTGACCCAAACGCCGTTGTTCAAAAAATACAAGAAGAGTTGAAGAGATACAGCAAATACCCTATCCAGAAGGTAGAGTTAGAGGTCTTTTCGCCGTCTAGATACGAGGTTAAGATATATCTTCCGCCAATAGGCGACTTATTCTTAAAAATACTTGGAAAAGACACCGGCGCTCACGACTCCAGAAATGAAGTTATTGGAAACTTGTCATTTGACCAGCTTGTCGAAATTGCAATATTTAAGAAAGACGAGCTTAAATCTAAGAGTCTAAAATCGGCGATAAAACAACTACTTAGTACATGTAAGGCAATGGGAATTACAGTAGATGGGAAACCGGCTGGCGAAGTTATTAAGGAAGTAGACGCAGGGAAATACGACGAAATAATTAATAAATTTGAAAAACTGTGGTCGCAATGA
- a CDS encoding 50S ribosomal protein L1 has product MSAVINKEVLLSKIKEALRNGKPRRFRQSVELIVVLRDVDLNKPENRINLLVELPHPPKPNKVAAFAHGAFETQAKNAGVDAIITRDQIESLAGNKRAIRKLAKQYDFFIAPPDLMPLLGRVIGPIFGPRGKMPEVAPPNVDIKALVERLKRSVRVRLRNEAVVKVRVGSETQKPEEILENILVILEELNRRFPLRQHLRGIYIKKTMGPPVVARALEVLVR; this is encoded by the coding sequence ATGAGCGCCGTAATTAATAAAGAGGTTCTACTTTCAAAGATTAAAGAGGCGTTGAGAAACGGAAAGCCGAGAAGGTTTAGACAGAGCGTAGAGCTTATTGTAGTATTAAGAGATGTGGATTTGAACAAGCCTGAGAATCGTATAAATCTATTGGTTGAGCTCCCCCATCCACCTAAGCCTAACAAAGTAGCTGCCTTTGCGCATGGCGCATTTGAAACACAAGCTAAAAATGCCGGCGTAGACGCGATAATTACAAGAGATCAAATAGAGTCTTTAGCTGGGAATAAGAGAGCTATTAGAAAACTTGCAAAACAATACGACTTCTTTATAGCTCCGCCTGATCTAATGCCTTTGCTAGGCAGAGTGATAGGTCCCATATTTGGCCCCAGAGGCAAAATGCCGGAGGTCGCACCGCCTAATGTAGACATAAAAGCGCTTGTAGAAAGACTAAAGCGGTCTGTAAGAGTTAGGCTTAGAAACGAGGCCGTGGTAAAAGTCAGAGTTGGATCTGAGACCCAGAAGCCTGAAGAGATTTTAGAAAATATCCTTGTAATACTTGAGGAACTCAATAGGAGGTTCCCACTACGCCAACACTTAAGGGGGATCTATATCAAAAAGACAATGGGGCCTCCCGTAGTCGCTAGGGCTCTGGAGGTTTTAGTTCGCTAA
- a CDS encoding 50S ribosomal protein L10: MLAIGKRRYVRTKPYPRRKVKIVEEAIDLLKRYQYIFLFDLHGLSARILHEYRYRLRPYGQIKIIKPTLFKIAFTKAYGGVPIDIAEKVRGEIGFFFTNANPAEVIKIIAENSVRRAAKPGDKAPFDIVVPAGPTNASPGPIISKFGKLKIPTRVQEGKIWIVKDTVVAKAGQEITPEIAEVLRVVGIEPIFEQLRLIGVIWKGKRFVEIAELAVDVGKYKELFEAAAVYAKNLALNIVYPTREVLQIVIPAAHMRAVALAARLGVVTRETLPMLLSRAIAEANSLAALVASKAPELGLSVSTVPQPTSQQPIQPTETPKESAEEKKEGPSEEEIAGSLASLF; the protein is encoded by the coding sequence ATGCTCGCCATAGGCAAGAGGAGATATGTAAGAACTAAGCCATATCCACGGCGTAAGGTTAAAATAGTAGAAGAGGCCATAGATTTATTAAAACGCTATCAATATATCTTTCTATTTGACCTACACGGGCTTTCTGCCAGAATTCTACACGAATACAGATATAGGTTAAGACCATATGGTCAGATTAAGATTATAAAGCCTACGTTATTTAAAATCGCGTTTACTAAAGCCTACGGAGGTGTGCCAATAGATATCGCAGAAAAAGTCCGGGGCGAAATAGGCTTCTTTTTCACAAATGCCAACCCTGCAGAGGTTATTAAAATAATCGCTGAAAATAGCGTTAGAAGAGCCGCCAAGCCTGGAGACAAAGCGCCTTTTGATATAGTCGTCCCAGCAGGTCCTACAAACGCATCGCCAGGCCCTATAATTTCTAAATTCGGCAAATTGAAAATCCCCACTAGAGTTCAAGAAGGTAAGATCTGGATTGTAAAAGATACTGTAGTTGCCAAAGCCGGTCAAGAGATTACGCCAGAAATAGCTGAGGTTCTCAGAGTAGTTGGGATAGAGCCTATATTTGAACAACTAAGGCTTATAGGCGTTATTTGGAAGGGCAAGAGATTTGTAGAAATAGCCGAGCTTGCCGTAGACGTCGGTAAGTACAAAGAGCTATTTGAAGCCGCAGCTGTTTATGCAAAGAATTTAGCGCTTAACATAGTCTACCCAACTAGAGAGGTATTGCAAATAGTTATACCGGCGGCTCATATGAGGGCAGTTGCTCTTGCAGCTAGACTCGGCGTAGTGACTAGAGAGACGTTACCAATGTTATTAAGCAGAGCAATTGCAGAGGCTAACTCCTTGGCGGCTTTAGTTGCATCTAAGGCACCGGAACTCGGTCTATCTGTGTCAACAGTGCCACAACCTACGTCACAACAACCGATACAACCTACTGAAACTCCAAAAGAGAGCGCCGAGGAGAAAAAGGAGGGACCTAGCGAGGAGGAAATCGCGGGATCTTTGGCGTCTCTCTTTTAA
- the mvk gene encoding mevalonate kinase — protein sequence MVKVFAPGVVKLFGEHAVVYGKPAIATTIDRGVFIECEKSDRLIIESIGTPSTLVYLPEEGRLEALGAERFFAYVNTALKIARERWGKLKARFSIKSELPPSIGAATSAAVSVGILKAYSLCANVEVSKEELAKLGHQVELNVQGIASPMDTTAVAIGGVLKIWAHPFRVEKLDVSLPQFYIVVLPRRGTTGEIVADVKALLDRRRSAQSVINAIGEVVEEAEGCLRRGDLNCVGELMILNNWLLGALGVVDNRVMTLLDLLKTFVYGGKISGAGRGGVVLILPKDETVVEKILSATGYTYFKVSISKTGVVAI from the coding sequence ATGGTAAAGGTTTTTGCACCCGGCGTTGTAAAATTATTTGGAGAACACGCCGTTGTATACGGCAAGCCGGCTATAGCAACTACAATTGACAGAGGAGTTTTCATAGAGTGTGAAAAAAGCGACCGTCTCATTATCGAGTCAATAGGCACGCCATCTACGCTTGTGTACCTCCCAGAAGAGGGGCGTTTAGAGGCTTTAGGCGCAGAACGTTTTTTTGCATATGTAAATACCGCTCTTAAAATTGCTAGAGAAAGATGGGGCAAGCTTAAGGCTAGGTTTTCTATAAAAAGCGAACTTCCGCCTAGCATAGGCGCTGCGACATCAGCCGCCGTTTCTGTAGGCATTTTAAAAGCATACTCTTTATGCGCCAACGTTGAAGTTAGTAAAGAGGAACTCGCCAAGCTTGGACATCAAGTGGAGCTTAATGTACAGGGAATTGCATCGCCTATGGACACTACCGCTGTGGCGATAGGGGGGGTTTTAAAAATCTGGGCTCACCCCTTTCGAGTTGAAAAACTAGACGTGTCTCTTCCACAGTTTTACATAGTGGTACTCCCCCGCAGAGGCACAACTGGCGAAATTGTAGCTGACGTAAAAGCTCTATTGGATAGACGGCGTTCTGCACAATCTGTAATTAATGCAATAGGCGAGGTGGTGGAGGAGGCAGAGGGGTGTTTAAGACGCGGCGATTTAAATTGTGTCGGAGAGTTAATGATTTTAAACAATTGGCTACTGGGAGCTCTTGGAGTTGTAGACAACAGAGTGATGACGCTCTTAGATTTACTTAAGACGTTTGTCTATGGCGGAAAAATTAGTGGAGCTGGCAGAGGCGGCGTGGTGTTAATACTACCTAAAGACGAGACCGTAGTAGAGAAAATACTTTCGGCAACCGGCTATACATATTTCAAGGTCTCTATTTCTAAGACAGGGGTGGTTGCCATATGA
- the udp gene encoding uridine phosphorylase, translated as MAQRPKIGAKAYHLLLAPGEVPRYVLLPGDPGRVPLIAKYWDNAREVAKNREFVTWVGTYRGVQIGATSTGIGSGSTAIAIEELLYAGADTFIRVGTTGALRREIKLGDVIIGAAAVRFDGASKWYAPPEYPAVAHWLVVKALIEAAEALKVRYHVGIVASTDSFYVGQERPGYGGFMPPWAKGLIETLRALRVLSFEMESATIYTLSSIYGARAGGVYAVIANRETDEFSPEVGVEEAVRVANEAVRILAEYDNKGSSNT; from the coding sequence ATGGCACAAAGACCTAAGATAGGAGCTAAGGCGTATCACCTCTTGTTGGCGCCTGGCGAAGTCCCGCGGTATGTACTTCTGCCGGGAGACCCAGGGAGAGTGCCGCTTATTGCAAAATATTGGGATAACGCCAGAGAGGTTGCAAAAAATAGAGAGTTTGTTACATGGGTGGGTACATATAGGGGCGTTCAAATTGGAGCCACTTCTACTGGAATAGGCTCTGGCTCTACCGCAATTGCTATCGAAGAGTTATTATACGCCGGCGCAGACACCTTTATTAGAGTGGGGACTACAGGCGCCTTACGGAGAGAAATAAAACTAGGCGACGTGATAATTGGAGCCGCCGCAGTACGTTTTGATGGAGCTTCAAAATGGTATGCGCCGCCGGAGTATCCGGCTGTTGCCCATTGGTTAGTAGTAAAGGCGCTGATAGAGGCGGCGGAAGCTCTAAAAGTTAGATATCACGTCGGCATTGTAGCATCTACAGATTCGTTCTACGTTGGCCAAGAACGGCCTGGGTATGGCGGTTTTATGCCGCCGTGGGCAAAAGGGCTTATAGAAACTCTGAGAGCTCTCAGAGTACTATCTTTTGAAATGGAAAGCGCAACTATATACACCCTCTCCTCTATCTATGGCGCAAGAGCCGGCGGAGTTTACGCAGTAATTGCAAATAGAGAGACAGACGAATTTTCTCCAGAAGTCGGCGTTGAGGAGGCTGTAAGAGTCGCAAATGAGGCCGTGAGGATATTAGCTGAGTATGATAATAAAGGTAGTTCAAATACGTGA